A DNA window from Brassica napus cultivar Da-Ae chromosome C1, Da-Ae, whole genome shotgun sequence contains the following coding sequences:
- the LOC106375106 gene encoding sm-like protein LSM1B, whose protein sequence is MSWAGPEDMYLSTSLASYLDRKILVLLRDGRKLMGTLRSFDQFANAVLEGACERVIVGEQYCDIPLGLYVIRGENVVLIGDLDTEREELPPHMIRVSETEIKRAQKVEREASELRGTMRKRMEFLDFD, encoded by the exons ATGTCTTGGGCTGGTCCTGAAGATATGTATCTTTCAACTTCACTCGCCAGCTACCTTGATA gAAAGATACTTGTGCTCCTTAGAGATGGTAGAAAGCTAATGGGAACACTCCGTTCATTTGATCAATTCg CCAATGCGGTTTTAGAAGGTGCGTGCGAGAGGGTAATTGTTGGTGAGCAATACTGCGACATTCCTTTAGGCCTCTATGTAATCCGGGGAGAGAATGTAGTTCTGATTGGTGACCTT GACACTGAGAGAGAGGAGCTTCCTCCACATATGATTCGCGTCTCAGAGACAGAGATTAAAAGG GCTCAAAAGGTGGAGAGGGAAGCGAGTGAGCTGAGAGGAACAATGAGGAAGAGAATGGAGTTTCTTGACTTTGACTAA